The genomic interval GACGAGATCAGACATAGCCGTTCTCCAGTGATGGGTCCGTGTTGGATGATCCGCTAAGACTTACGGTTCATCGACTTCTGATGCTGCGATTTGGCGTTTTGGTCGCAACATTTACAAGCACATCTTAGTCGCCATACAAACCATCGATTGCATTGCATTCCAGTCGGCGCAAAGCGCTCAACCCACAAAAAAGCCCCGCAGGTCTCGCAACCGCGGTGTTTCTCCATCGCACTGATGCTACGAAATCAGTAGCTGTGCTGGTCAAGTTTTTTCGGACACCGCGATAGGTTGTTTGATTGCCGATTGCTGCTCGAAAGCATTGGGTGGCAAGTTGCCCAGTTTGGAGTGCAGCCGTACGCTGTTGTAGAAGCCAACGATGTAGTCGGCGATGTCGGTCATGGCCTCAGCGTGGTTGGCGTAATCGCGCTGCCAAGCCCGCTCCGTCTTGAGGCTCAGGAAGAAGCGCTCCATGACCGCGTTGTCCCAACAGTTGCCCTTGCGGCTCATGCTGCCGACCAAGCCGTGGCGCACCAGCAATGCCTGGTGCAACGCGCTGGCGTATTGGCTTCCACGGTCGGAATGAATAATCAGCCCTGGCGCGGGGCGGCGCTGCGCGATGGCCAACTGCAGCGCCGCGCACACCAACTCGGCATGCATGGTCGGCGCCATCGCCCAGCCCACGACTTTGCGCGCGTACAGGTCCAGCACCACCGCCAGGTACAGCCAGCCGCTGCGCGTGCGGATGTAGGTGATGTCGCTCACCCAGGCCTGATTAGGGAGGTTCGGATTGAAGCGCCGTGCCAGCAGGTTGTCTGAGACCGGCAGCGCATGACCGCTGTCGGTGGTGTGGACGAACTTGCGCCGCCACAGGGCCCGCAGCCTGTTCTCGCGCATCAAACGCCGTACGCGGTAACGCCCGATGTGCAGCCCCTGAGCACGCAGCACCGCGCCAAGGCGACGGCTGCCATAGACGCGGCCGCTGGCGGCAAACTCGGCCTTCAATTGCGTGCTGAGCAAGCAGGCCTTGGGCGCGAGCTTGGTGCGCTGACGGGCACCGTAGTAGCCTGAACGGCTGACGCCCAGCACCCGGCATAGCCGCTCAACGGTGACGGCCTTCTTGTGCAACTGCTCGACGAACTGGTAGCTCATCGAAGCTCGCGGGCAAAGAAGGCCGATGCTTTTTTTAGGATATCTACGTCGCCGCGCAGTTGCTTGTTCTCGGCCTCCAACTGGCGGATGCGTTGCTGCTCGGCGGTGAGCGGTTTGCCGATACCGGGTCGGCCTGCAGCCTCTTCATCGGCTTGCGCCAGCCAGCGCCTTACGGCCGTCTCGCCGAGCTTTAGGTCGCGGCAAACCTCAGTCACGCTCAAGCCCTGCTCGCGAATCATCTGCACGACTTGCAGCTTGAACTCCGCGTTGAATGTCCGTCTTTGCTTCTTGGTCATATTTCTCGTCCAGGTGGATTCCACCTATCGAGGTGTCCGGGGGAATTAGACCAGCACAAGCCTCCTACGCTTATCCAATAAGCACAAGAGGCACTTTTCGCCGCTTAAATGCACTCCACTTAGACCAACAGCGCATTCACGGGTTTGACTTCGGGGGCAAGCTGGGTGTGCATGCCGTCGTCTTGCACCACCAGGCAGAGTCACGGCTGTATTTTGAATTCTCCGAGGTCCACATCGCCCCCGTTACTTCGCCCACCGGCGAATACGCGCCGCCAAGCGCCTGCGGTCATCGGCCGGAATAGGCATGCGGGGCACCAGTTCCAATGCCTGTTGAATCTGCACGTGGCCGAACTTGAGTAAGGCGCTGCAAAACACGTGGTCCTTGTCGCGGGCCGCGAACGCTTTGGACATGAATAGGTCCAGCACGTCCAGGCACCAGCCGATGAGGCTGTCGGTATTGCCGTTTTGGACTTTGTGCAGGCGGTCTTGCCAGCCCTCGGGCAGGATGGCCGTCTCGGGGCCCACGCCCTGGGCGTAGTAGCCGTTGGTCTTGTGGAACACAGATCCCTCGCCAATGCTTCCATCGATTTGGTCGGCCAGCTCGGGGCGTGCAGGGGGTAGATGTCAGCCTCGGCGGACATTTTGAATTCGGGTTCCGGGTACGGGATCGACCCCAGAATCGATTGGCTACCCACGATCACCAGCTCGTACTGGTTGGTGATGGCTCCGCTGGCGCGGATGAGGTGCTCCAGTTCGTCGCGGTTCATGGCGCTGGCTCCTGGCCGAGGACGATGCCCTTTTTAAGGCTGCTGGTCGGTGTCAACTATCTTGACCGCTCGGCGACAACTATCCTGGCCGGTGGAAAGCGGGGAATGATTTTGAATCTTTATGTCGTTGAACGTGCCTTGCGTACTGCTGGGGCTTGCTGCTGAGCTGCTCGTCGGCGGTAACTCTCCACATTCATTTCCAGAATCGTCGAGTGGTGTACCAGGCGGTCAACGGCCGCCAGCGTCATAGCCGGTTCCACAAACACCTCGCCCCATTGGGAGAACGGCGTGTTGGCAGTGAGGGCCAGGCTCTTGCGTTCATAACGCTCCGATATGAGCTCGAACAGCACAGAGGTTTCTGACTGGTCTCGCCGTACATAGCTCAGGTCATCCAGAATCAGCAAGTCAAACCGGTCCAGCTTGGCCAATTCCTGCGGCAGTCGCAAGTCCCGCCGGGCCGCCTGCAAGCGCTGCACCAGGTCCGAACAGCGCGTAAACAGCACCCGCCGCCCGGCATCAATCAGGGCATGGCCCAGAGCACATACCAAATGGCTCTTGCCCACGCCGGGTGGCCCGAACAGCAGTACGTTGGCGCCCCGGTCCAGCCACTGCGTACCTTCGGCCAGTGCCATCACCTGGGCCTTGGACACGGTGGGAACGGCCGTGAAGTCAAAGCTGGAGAGGCGTTTATCCGGGCTGAGCCCGGACTCCACGCGGTGGCGGTCAATGCGGCGAGACTCTCGTTCATTGATTTCGTGCTCCAGTAACGCTTCGAGCAGGCGGTGTGCGGGCCAACCCTCAAGGTCCGACAGTGCGCACAGGTCGCCCGCCAGGCGCTTGATGGTGGGCAGGCGCAGGTCTGTGAGCATCACGCCCAGACGTGCCGATGTGGCGGTAATTGACGTGCTAATTGGCGCCGCGCTCATGGGGCCACCTCAAACAGCGCGTCGTAACTGGCCAAGGCCGGCAGCGTCACCATCACCTGCGGTATCTCTGCACGCGGGGGTGCCAGCAATAGCGTCAGCGCATGCAGGTCGGGCAACTGGTCGAGTTCGATGAGTTGCTCCAGCTCCTGCGCCAACTGCGCCTCGTGCCCATCGGCG from Comamonadaceae bacterium OS-1 carries:
- a CDS encoding IS3 family transposase ISPosp5 translates to MSYQFVEQLHKKAVTVERLCRVLGVSRSGYYGARQRTKLAPKACLLSTQLKAEFAASGRVYGSRRLGAVLRAQGLHIGRYRVRRLMRENRLRALWRRKFVHTTDSGHALPVSDNLLARRFNPNLPNQAWVSDITYIRTRSGWLYLAVVLDLYARKVVGWAMAPTMHAELVCAALQLAIAQRRPAPGLIIHSDRGSQYASALHQALLVRHGLVGSMSRKGNCWDNAVMERFFLSLKTERAWQRDYANHAEAMTDIADYIVGFYNSVRLHSKLGNLPPNAFEQQSAIKQPIAVSEKT
- a CDS encoding IS21 family transposase ISCARN49; the encoded protein is MSAAPISTSITATSARLGVMLTDLRLPTIKRLAGDLCALSDLEGWPAHRLLEALLEHEINERESRRIDRHRVESGLSPDKRLSSFDFTAVPTVSKAQVMALAEGTQWLDRGANVLLFGPPGVGKSHLVCALGHALIDAGRRVLFTRCSDLVQRLQAARRDLRLPQELAKLDRFDLLILDDLSYVRRDQSETSVLFELISERYERKSLALTANTPFSQWGEVFVEPAMTLAAVDRLVHHSTILEMNVESYRRRAAQQQAPAVRKARSTT
- a CDS encoding insertion element IS6110 uncharacterized 12.0 kDa protein; the protein is MTKKQRRTFNAEFKLQVVQMIREQGLSVTEVCRDLKLGETAVRRWLAQADEEAAGRPGIGKPLTAEQQRIRQLEAENKQLRGDVDILKKASAFFARELR